A genomic window from Hypomesus transpacificus isolate Combined female chromosome 15, fHypTra1, whole genome shotgun sequence includes:
- the brca2 gene encoding breast cancer type 2 susceptibility protein, producing the protein MFDPFVDQVWEELGPLDPNWFEELTLKGPITGNDTTTEEDPLSTKIPTEGRSFKPPVDKSAVDSQLFSTPKVFRCSRVHFPETDEDGLFSCEKVCHEGTSEKVTSLVWRDKSPSLFGSCENGWSKKKSCKIQEQESFELLSTPKPSVRNYVRQITESLGAQMDSNVSWTSSLNTPPALSPTIILSKNKDSVVPVSLSADREVIFVRKLFPSLSNTAGPVLPSENTATSVQPSNYHLPVLSQDLSSDGRIWRQTLPDAIEDGVVRSTVASVLDGSEDVLSIFFSNSSSALRRVKVKERIKRKQSSSTKGQDPLTVGTDQSSEMAEDEHSKDTTVSSRITKKTGDMGITQWTPINLSDNDLDTLCHDATQTAQVEPSPVPAKPQTGGAVSCQPGGSQLVESGVKVSLDCSFTRKTRKFVYCIQNPQPPAQGKYSQKTDASNGNVLSGDRGHILNVRGQRPEELNKNPPDENQQQEQGCVTAPLAPAKDPDLEMSQLCRVFAQDFSQMVDSGKADNNIVDPLQHGFSASACLSAVRRRKRQQPSKRESSGTKESVQHQDGDDENDDRLICVSPSSNLTNLIVQDSGYTSTSTTQINRSSNPPPCWGFKTGNNKTISVTPQALQKAKSVWSVFDDLQESLSLNITDASTSVSQVNQDMSPCNESSLGAEIHFVKPLNSVKKSQNTDSRVRGTQSPLTASQHADVTELCSLLEDADSQFEFTQFRPAKSSSRVPESVSPHQLSEKELDPDFLTGIDFDDSFNSEKQFVKMANPSNISENKVHMHTSSFDMDKSDVKSSPKLAVGFKIAEEDHVRVSAQSKARALFADLDENCEATRDACFDSSVMASAKVIEPLPLKHQLDKASNVEHLESVDGDTADSIDLMCIEQDILSNSTHNHKTIAGCSSLTAVHLSDIKVDVPDESVDPGKSPLYVLHSHKSHSGFQLASGKGVTVSDKAIREACVIFKDYEVLESVMCVSPARDKPCEEVPATCSGRFERKNCGFNAAGETRAHVSGKPLLKPEALFSGSGEPGLTLSMNSAVKTLKNHQRDSDGGFKKPGTKPATVSAETLLSDRAHHVNVLQRGCGFSTASGKKVAVSDGALQKAKALLSEFNEDGTEKEEVRICHTSPTKTPTENLVGFKTASGKGVALSAKALEHTKDFFKDCDANPDGSKLADTNEKSVEKRNTHMNAGKSNCGFTTAGGKKVHVSEKSLLRTKALLMESPRKNCGDINLTKPACRERASGSTGDHTHPLPSDHEADANQLPNTVSDSLDELGKGFAFSTASGTTICVSDTSLRKARSLLNECDATGKRDVVNTDRLDSANTLSLKLPQKPLFNTANGKAVPVLEKALQEVKSVSGETLHVKHDTTAQSTAECSFGFSTASGKGVHVSEKALQAAFDKFRETENNIVQCKPISEKSDSKTPIEKRPLMPGHDQLEPVTARKPEDRDTVLTRDGREHLEASSLLNLESLGFSGCTDTQQEYFAQEAMDSTKALLDDEHLSGQSSRSFAFHKNPLEKNPTHSEQSEYRTRGAGKRTGEDANVKEQPPLKRRLLAEFDRTVDCNKRSITPVKSYSDGMLKDRRVFKYNVSLQPNITRPSRDAKSHVGLTLSKAESQSRRPEPVPADIKPSTARGAVFVPPFRKNIKTKTHRSNVQQDKGGTPVMLVPQFGKPTSRTTDGDPQPPNNNTTHHLFKILAKTSEPSPALETKDNQSPEMETNYSGTVNKMKIDPQNHEKINQPSGDDEQDVSDNARQETITEGSTSDQASPGSHEVDLQTLQLALDMQSMRLRKKKRQNIRPVPGSLFLAKTSGVPRVALREAVRGRCPVQHTQKQLYVYGVHQRVSQISSENAESFCFHCQHFFKREALAAGVQLADGGWLIPRKDGRAGKEEFYRALCDSPGVDPQLICEAWVYNHYRWIVWKQAAMERCFPEVMGGLCLTPEQVLLQLKYRYDVEVDHSRRPALRKIMERDDTVAKTLVLCVCGVVSRGQNRPSRAKASSPQVAGSKADSPFGVIWLTDGWYRIKAQMDAPLTAMLAKGRLAVGGKLVIQGAQLVGPQAACSPLEAPESLMLKIWANGTRPARWDAKLGFLCDPRPLLFPLSSLYGNGGPVGCVDLVVLRSYPVQWMERKPDGGFVFRTGRAEEKEACRHSNGKHKAMEVLFAKVQAQFEKEDNGKKTRGRRGSLSRQDIEDLQDGEELHEAVQNDPAYLEASLSEQQRKVLTSYRSSLGERRQAQLQESFRRALEADGGVCPDREVTPVWKLCVADSRDQRGTSVCMLSIWRPSMDLQSFLREGCRYRAHHLSTSEGRKRSGGGSVQLTTTKRTQFQGMQASQDWLAGNYHARVAVSFHDLCNPEFQPFCGEVDIVGYVISITSSQGFSQVVYMVDGKLDFVKVHSYSSLVQLGLEDLVKPRALLAVSNLQLRPLSSPIPGLHASDLALFTSNPKDSHLQEAFTQLRALVQGQEHFFLSAEERLSNLIPSDPSTFSSPALQPRTPAWKTQDGGIHKTPQQPIRGFGSMTPINSCLPPPISSSGKLDPKSLKRKRGLDSLCRIPSPPPIYPLGTMTTPCVNKTFNPPRRSETPGQTPAPRPAPPQVEDEWVNDEELAMIDTQALYSGLGEEVTK; encoded by the exons ATGTTCGACCCATTTGTGGATCAAGTCTGGGAAG AACTGGGACCGCTGGATCCAAACTGGTTTGAGGAGCTGACGTTGAAAGGACCGATCACTGGGAATGACACTACCACAGAAGAAGATCCATTGAGCACGAAAATACCAACAGAAGGTCGATCTTTTAAACCACCAGTAGATAAATCTGCAGTAGACAGTCAGCTGTTCTCTACACCTAAAGTTTTTAGATGTAGTAGAGTACATTTTCCTGAAACGGATGAAGATGGGTTATTCTCCTGTGAAAAAG TGTGCCATGAAGGGACTTCAGAAAAAGTAACAAGTCTGGTATGGAGAGATAAAAGCCCAAGCTTATTTGGATCATGTGAAAATGG cTGGTCAAAAAAAAAGTCATGTAAAATCCAGGAGCAAGAAAGTTTTG AGTTGTTGAGCACTCCGAAACCGTCTGTG AGAAACTATGTCAGGCAGATAACAGAAAGCCTTGGTGCACAGATGGACTCCAATGTGTCGTGGACAAGTTCACTTAATACCCCACCTGCTCTATCACCCACCATTATCTTGT CTAAAAACAAGGACAGTGTCGTTCCTGTAAGTCTGTCTGCGGACCGGGAGGTCATT TTTGTGCGGAAGCTCTTCCCCTCGCTCTCAAATACTGCAGGTCCAGTGTTGCCATCAGAAAACACTGCAACTTCAGTTCAACCCAGTA ATTACCaccttcctgttctctctcaaGATCTTTCATCAGATGGCAGGATCTGGAGGCAGACATTGCCAGATGCTATCGAGGATGGAGTTGTTCGCAGCACAGTGGCTAGTGTTTTGGATGGAAGCGAAGATGTCCTCTCCATATTCTTCAGTAATAGCAGCTCTGCTTTACGAAGGGTTAAAGTTAAGGAAAGAATTAAAAGGAAGCAGTCCAGCTCAACAAAGGGACAAGACCCTTTAACTGTGGGCACTGACCAATCCAGTGAGATGGCAGAGGACGAACACAGCAAGGACACCACAGTGTCCTCAAGGATCACCAAAAAAACTGGGGATATGGGCATAACTCAGTGGACTCCAATAAATCTATCAGATAATGATTTGGATACATTATGTCATGATGCGACACAGACTGCCCAAGTGGAACCCAGCCCCGTCCCTGCTAAACCCCAGACAGGAGGAGCAGTATCCTGCCAGCCAGGGGGGTCCCAGCTGGTTGAATCTGGGGTTAAAGTTTCACTAGACTGCTCTTTCACCAGAAAGACTAGAAAGTTTGTATACTGTATCCAGAatccccagcccccagcacaAGGAAAATATTCTCAGAAAACGGATGCATCAAATGGAAATGTACTCAGTG GTGACAGGGGACATATTCTCAATGTGAGAGGACAACGGCCTGAAGAATTGAACAAGAACCCCCCCGATGAGAATCAGCAGCAAGAGCAGGGATGTGTGACTGCCCCCCTTGCACCAGCCAAAGACCCGGATCTGGAAATGTCCCAGCTTTGTAGAGTGTTTGCACAAGATTTCAGTCAAATGGTGGACTCTGGTAAAGCAGACAACAACATAGTGGATCCTCTTCAACACGGTttctctgcctcagcctgcctctcaGCAGTGAGACGAAGAAAAAGACAACAGCCGTCTAAACGAGAATCAAGTGGAACGAAAGAATCTGTCCAGCATCAAGACGGTGATGACGAAAACGACGACAGGCTTATCTGTGTGTCTCCGTCCAGCAACCTCACTAATCTAATAGTACAGGATAGTGGCTATACCTCCACCTCAACAACACAAATAAACAGATCATCAAATCCACCACCATGTTGGGGCTTTAAAACGGGCAACAATAAGACAATTTCTGTAACACCACAGGCACTACAGAAAGCCAAGTCTGTATGGTCTGTCTTTGATGACTTACAAGAAAGCTTGTCATTAAATATTACTGATGCCAGTACATCTGTCAGTCAAGTCAACCAGGACATGTCCCCTTGTAATGAAAGTAGCTTGGGTGCTGAAATACATTTTGTAAAACCACTGAATAGTGTGAAAAAGTCTCAGAACACTGATAGCCGAGTCCGTGGGACTCAAAGCCCTTTAACAGCCTCACAGCATGCCGATGTCACCGAGTTGTGCAGTCTTTTAGAAGATGCAGACAGCCAGTTTGAATTCACACAGTTTAGACCTGCGAAGTCGAGTTCTCGTGTTCCAGAAAGTGTGTCCCCTCACCAGTTATCTGAGAAAGAACTGGACCCTGACTTTCTTACAGGAATAGATTTTGACGACAGCTTTAACTCTGAAAAACAGTTTGTAAAGATGGCAAACCCTAGCAATATCTCTGAAAACAAAGTTCATATGCACACTAGCAGCTTTGATATGGACAAGTCTGATGTCAAAAGTAGCCCTAAATTAGCCGTAGGTTTCAAAATAGCTGAAGAAGATCATGTGCGGGTTTCAGCTCAGAGCAAAGCGAGGGCCTTATTTGCAGATTTAGACGAGAACTGTGAGGCAACAAGAGATGCATGTTTTGACAGCTCTGTGATGGCATCAGCTAAGGTAATTGAACCCTTACCTTTGAAACATCAACTTGACAAAGCTTCTAATGTTGAACATTTAGAGTCTGTTGATGGTGATACTGCCGACAGTATTGACTTGATGTGCATTGAACAGGACATCTTATCAAAttccacacacaaccacaagacTATTGCAGGTTGTTCAAGTTTGACTGCAGTTCACCTCTCTGATATCAAAGTGGATGTACCTGATGAAAGTGTTGACCCTGGGAAGAGTCCACTGTACGTGCTACATTCTCATAAATCACACAGTGGTTTTCAGTTGGCCAGTGGTAAAGGGGTCACTGTCTCAGACAAAGCCATTCGAGAAGCCTGTGTTATCTTCAAAGACTATGAGGTTCTAGAAAGTGTAATGTGTGTTTCACCGGCGCGGGACAAACCCTGTGAAGAAGTTCCTGCAACTTGTAGCGGCAGATTTGAGAGAAAGAACTGTGGCTTTAATGCTGCTGGTGAGACGAGGGCGCATGTGTCTGGTAAGCCTCTTCTGAAGCCGGAGGCTCTGTTCAGTGGCAGCGGTGAGCCTGGGCTAACGCTCAGCATGAACAGTGCTGTGAAGACATTAAAGAATCATCAGCGGGACAGTGATGGTGGCTTCAAGAAGCCTGGTACTAAACCAGCCACAGTCTCTGCAGAAACCTTGTTATCTGACAGGGCACATCATGTCAATGTGTTGCAAAGGGGTTGTGGATTCAGCACTGCAAGTGGGAAGAAAGTCGCTGTGTCTGATGGAGCCCTACAGAAGGCGAAGGCCCTGTTGAGTGAATTTAATGAGGATGGAACTGAAAAGGAAGAAGTGAGAATATGTCATACCAGTCCAACTAAGACTCCGACAGAGAACCTTGTAGGGTTTAAGACGGCCAGTGGAAAAGGAGTAGCATTGTCAGCGAAGGCCCTTGAACACACCAAGGATTTCTTCAAAGACTGTGACGCTAACCCAGACGGCTCTAAACTTGCAGATACAAATGAGAAGTCTGTTGAAAAAAGGAATACTCACATGAATGCGGGGAAAAGTAATTGTGGTTTCACAACAGCTGGGGGCAAGAAGGTGCATGTCTCTGAAAAAAGCCTGTTGAGGACAAAAGCCCTCCTGATGGAATCTCCTAGGAAAAATTGTGGTGATATTAACTTGACTAAACCTGCTTGTAGGGAAAGGGCCTCAGGATCAACCGGAGATCACACACATCCTTTACCCAGTGACCATGAGGCTGATGCAAACCAACTTCCCAACACAGTGTCGGATTCTCTCGATGAGTTAGGGAAGGGTTTTGCTTTTAGCACTGCCAGTGGAACAACAATATGTGTGTCGGACACTTCCCTCCGAAAAGCCAGGTCTCTTCTCAATGAATGTGATGCAACAGGAAAAAGGGATGTTGTGAATACTGACAGATTGGATTCAGCAAATACTTTGTCACTGAAATTGCCTCAAAAGCCTCTTTTCAACACAGCTAATGGGAAGGCAGTGCCTGTTTTGGAGAAGGCCCTTCAGGAGGTTAAGTCTGTTTCCGGGGAGACTCTTCACGTTAAACATGACACAACAGCTCAAAGTACTGCAGAATGTTCATTTGGATTCAGCACAGCTAGTGGTAAAGGGGTGCATGTGTCTGAAAAAGCACTTCAAGCAGCTTTTGACAAATTCAGAGAAACTGAAAacaatattgtacaatgcaaGCCTATTAGTGAAAAAAGCGATTCCAAAACACCTATAGAGAAAAGGCCATTAATGCCAGGTCATGACCAGCTTGAGCCAGTGACTGCTAGGAAACCAGAGGATCGTGACACGGTCCTGACCAGGGATGGAAGAGAACACCTAGAGGCTTCTTCCTTGTTGAACCTGGAGTCTCTTGGGTTTAGTGGCTGTACAGACACCCAGCAGGAGTACTTTGCTCAGGAGGCCATGGACAGCACCAAGGCTCTGTTAGATGATGAACACCTGTCAGGCCAGAGCTCCAGATCTTTTGCTTTTCACAAAAACCCTTTAGAGAAGAATCCTACCCACAGCGAGCAATCTGAATATAGAACCAGAGGAGCTGGAAaaaggacaggagaggatgCTAATGTAAAAG AACAGCCACCCTTGAAAAGACGACTCTTGGCTGAGTTTGACAGAACTGTGGATTGTAACAAGCGGTCAATCACACCTGTCAAAAGTTACTCAGATG GGATGCTGAAAGACAGGAGAGTGTTTAAATATAATGTCTCTCTTCAACCTAATATCACAAGACCATCCAG GGATGCAAAGAGCCATGTTGGCCTGACTTTGAGTAAGGCTGAATCACAGAGCAGGAGGCCAGAGCCAGTGCCAGCAGACATCAAGCCTTCCACTGCCAGGGGAGCTGTCTTTGTTCCTCCGTTCCGGAAAAATATCAAGACGAAGACACACAGGAGCAATGTTCAACAGGATAAAGGTGGAACACCTGTCATGCTGGTTCCCCAATTTGGAAAACCAACAAGTAGGacaactgatggagacccgcaACCTCCAAACAATAACACAACCCACCACCTTTTTAAAATACTGGCTAAGACCAGTGAACCATCACCTGCACTGGAAACCAAAGACAACCAAAGCCCTGAAATGGAAACTAATTATAGTGGCACGGTAAACAAAATGAAAATAGACCCACAAAACCATGAGAAGATAAACCAACCCAGTGGTGATGATGAACAAGATGTCTCTGATAATGCACGACAGGAAACCATCACAGAGGGCTCCACTTCAGACCAGGCATCCCCTGGTAGCCACG aAGTGGATCTCCAGACTTTGCAGCTAGCTCTGGACATGCAGAGCATGAGGCTGAGGAAGAAGAAGCGTCAGAACATCCGTCCGGTACCAGGGAGCCTGTTCCTGGCCAAAACCTCGGGGGTTCCCCGGGTGGCTCTGAGGGAGGCTGTCAGAGGGAGGTGTCCTGTCCAGCACACCCAGAAACAG CTGTATGTATACGGAGTGCATCAGCGCGTGAGTCAGATCAGCAGCGAGAATGCAGAGTCTTTTTgctttcactgccaacactttTTCAAACGTGAGGCGTTGGCAGCTGGAGTTCAGCTTGCTGATGGGGGCTGGCTCATCCCCAGGAAGGATGGCAGGGCTGGGAAAGAGGAGTTCTACAG AGCGCTGTGCGACAGCCCAGGTGTGGACCCCCAGCTGATCTGCGAGGCGTGGGTGTATAACCACTATCGCTGGATAGTCTGGAAGCAGGCGGCCATGGAGAGATGTTTCCCGGAGGTGATGGGGGGTCTCTGTCTGACTCCAGAGCAGGTGCTTCTGCAGCTTAAATACAG ATACGACGTTGAAGTGGACCACAGTCGACGGCCGGCTCTGAGGAAGATCATGGAGAGAGACGACACAGTCGCCAAAACCctggttctctgtgtgtgtggtgtcgtgTCCAGGGGACAGAACCGACCGAGCCGGGCTAAAGCCAGCTCCCCCCAGGTGGCCGGCAGCAAGGCCGACTCACCATTTGGGGTCATCTGGCTGACAGATGGATGGTACCGCATCAAGGCCCAGATGGACGCCCCGTTGACGGCCATGCTGGCCAAGGGTCGCCTGGCCGTGGGGGGTAAGCTGGTGATCCAGGGAGCCCAGCTGGTGGGACCCCAGGCGGCCTGCTCCCCTCTAGAGGCTCCCGAGTCCCTAATGTTGAAG ATTTGGGCCAATGGCACCAGACCTGCCAGATGGGATGCTAAGCTAGGGTTTCTGTGTGACCCCCGACCCTTGCTCTTCCCACTCTCGTCCTTGTATGGCAACGGAGGTCCTGTGGGCTGCGTGGACTTGGTGGTGCTGAGAAGCTACCCTGTGCAG TGGATGGAGAGGAAACCAGATGGAGGCTTTGTGTTCCGTACTGGACGTGCTGAAGAGAAGGAGGCCTGTCGCCACAGCAACGGCAAGCACAAAGCTATGGAGGTCCTCTTCGCCAAGGTCCAGGCTCAGTTTGAGAAGGAGGACAATG GTAAGAAAACCAGAGGGCGAAGGGGATCGTTGAGTCGTCAGGACATTGAGGATCTGCAGGATGGAGAGGAGCTGCATGAAGCAGTGCAGAACGACCCAGCATACCTGGAG GCCTCGCTCAGTGAGCAGCAGAGAAAGGTCCTGACCTCCTACAGGAGCtccctgggggagaggaggcaggccCAGCTTCAGGAGAGCTTCCGCAGGGCCCTGGAGGCCGATGGGGGAGTCTGTCCCGACAGGGAGGTCACTCCAGTATGGAAGCTCTGTGTGGCAGACTCCAGAGACCAGCGGGGCACCAGTG TCTGCATGCTGAGTATATGGCGTCCTTCCATGGACCTCCAGTCTTTCCTGAGGGAGGGTTGTCGATACCGGGCCCACCATCTCTCTACGTCTGAAGGCAGGAAGCGATCTGGTGGAGGTTCAGTTCAGCTAACTACCACAAAGAGAACACAGTTCCAAGGCATGCAG GCCTCCCAGGACTGGCTGGCAGGGAATTACCATGCTCGTGTGGCAGTCAGCTTTCACGATCTCTGTAATCCTGAATTCCAGCCATTCTGTGGAGAGGTGGATATTGTTGGATATGTCATCTCCATCACTTCCAGCCAAG GTTTTTCTCAAGTAGTATACATGGTAGATGGGAAGCTGGACTTTGTGAAGGTACACTCCTACAGTAGCTTGGTTCAGCTGGGTTTGGAGGATCTTGTGAAGCCTCGGGCCCTCCTGGCTGTGAGCAACCTGCAGCTGAGGCCACTGTCCAGCCCCATCCCTGGTCTGCACGCCAGCGACCTGGCCCTCTTCACCTCCAACCCTAAGGACTCCCATCTGCAGGAGGCCTTCACACAGCTTAGGGCACTGGTCCAG GGCCAGGAGCACTTCTTCTTGAGTGCAGAGGAGAGGCTGTCGAACTTGATCCCATCTGATCCCAGCACCTTCTCCTCCCCAGCTCTGCAGCCCAGAACTCCAGCCTGGAAGACACAAGATGGAGGGATACAT AAAACCCctcagcagccaatcagaggctttggaTCCATGACTCCCATCAACAGTTGCCTTCCACCACCAATCAGCTCATCAGGAAAACTAGACCCAAAGAGcctgaagagaaagaggggactGGACTCTCTGTGTCgcattccctctccccctccaataTATCCCTTGGGCACCATGACCACCCCATGTGTTAACAAGACATTCAACCCCCCCAGGAGGTCTGAGACCCCAGGCCAGACCCCAGCTCCCAGACCAGCCCCACCACAAGTGGAGGATGAGTGGGTCAACGATGAAGAGTTGGCTATGATAGACACACAGGCTTTATACAGTGGACTTGGAGAAGAGGTCACAAAGTGA
- the n4bp2l2 gene encoding uncharacterized protein n4bp2l2 isoform X2, producing MFASQIGQSVKNKESVANEKLTKQTVNEMVSKRNEIQHHSTQEQLKSASEPNQKKITSQSSIQRCRQRVAKEVGTRSTAFIGPTCRPAKCCATQPKPDFEESLNDFYKELEQVNSSIDTTDKNNPIQTHSGLVPSVPKGRSHNLEGKGTGPNHAHHPHWNQNEPYHDRRHGSTQHPDYYHHQRAWQHASPHQMQPYPRFHRLPHCNPPPPGPFGNPGEEPQMDRSWGYPGPDNQYQQQCSQFPPLHRAPAPGRYNYSQVCGGAPPQHLNGDQGHSGYRGSTYEAVGYSDPHEDQDSDWIQGNNSQQQKNQHLPLNTTHNSSPHLVLILMRGVPGSGKSTLAKELLSTGPSGLVLSTDDYFSEEQDYMYDPSLLGKAHDWNHNRAKEAMQKGSSPVIIDNTNIQAWEMKPYVKLAVERGYSVLFHEPVTSWKCDPVELERNKHGVSREKIAQMLDRFEFPISVEIVMHSCEPPHQRMRPLSPNHQHRGSYN from the exons ATGTTTGCCTCTCAAATTGGTCAATCGGTAAAAAACAAAGAATCTGTCGCCAACGAGAAATTGACGAAACAGACGGTGAACGAAATGGTTTCGAAGAGGAACGAAATTCAACACCATTCAACACAAGAACAACTGAAATCTGCATCAGAACCCAACCAAAAGAAAATTACAAGTCAAAGTTCAATCCAAAGATGCAGACAGCGTGTTGCGAAAGAAGTTGGAACCAGAAGTACTGCCTTTATTGGTCCTACTTGTCGTCCTGCTAAATGCTGTGCAACCCAGCCTAAACCAGACTTTGAAGAGTCTCTGAACGATTTCTACAAAGAGTTGGAGCAGGTTAACAGCTCTATTGATACTACTGATAAAAATAATCCAATCCAAACACACTCAGGTCTTGTCCCATCTGTGCCAAAAGGGAGGTCACACAACCTTGAGGGAAAAGGAACTGGACCAAACCATGCACATCACCCTCACTGGAATCAGAATGAGCCATACCATGACAGGAGGCATGGCTCTACCCAGCACCCAGACTATTATCACCATCAACGTGCCTGGCAACACGCCTCACCTCACCAGATGCAGCCCTACCCTCGCTTCCACAGGCTTCCTCACTGTAACCCACCACCTCCTGGTCCATTCGGCAATCCAGGAGAAGAACCACAGATGGATAGGAGCTGGGGCTATCCAGGGCCAGATAACCAGTACCAACAGCAGTGTTCACAGTTCCCACCACTCCATAGAGCACCTGCACCTGGGAGATACAACTACTCTCAGGTCTGTGGTGGAGCCCCTCCACAGCATTTGAACGGGGACCAAGGGCACAGTGGTTATCGTGGGTCCACGTATGAGGCAGTTGGATATTCTGACCCCCATGAGGATCAGGATTCTGACTGGATACAGGGTAACAACAGTCAACAGCAGAAAAACCAGCACCTGCCATTAAATACAACACACAACAGCAGTCCTCATTTGGTTTTGATTCTGATGAGAGGAGTACCAGGGTCTGGAAAATCCACTTTGGCCAA GGAACTGCTGTCCACCGGCCCCAGTGGTCTTGTGCTGAGCACAGATGATTACTTTTCTGAAGAACAGGACTACATGTATGATCCTAGCCTGCTGGGGAAAGCACATGACTGGAACCACAACCGTG CTAAAGAAGCCATGCAGAAGGGCAGTTCTCCAGTCATAATTGATAATACAAACATCCAAGCTTGGGAGATGAAACCATATGTCAAACTG GCAGTGGAGAGAGGATACAGTGTCTTATTTCACGAGCCTGTCACAAGTTGGAAATGTGACCCTGTTGAGTTGGAGAG AAACAAGCATGGCGTGTCAAGAGAGAAAATTGCACAGATGTTGGATCGCTTCGAATTTCCAATATCAGTGGAGATAGTGATGCACTCCTGTGAACCTCCTCATCAAAGGATGAGACCGCTTTCACCGAACCACCAACACAGGGGGAGTTATAACTAG
- the n4bp2l2 gene encoding uncharacterized protein n4bp2l2 isoform X1, protein MFASQIGQSVKNKESVANEKLTKQTVNEMVSKRNEIQHHSTQEQLKSASEPNQKKITSQSSIQRCRQRVAKEVGTRSTAFIGPTCRPAKCCATQPKPDFEESLNDFYKELEQVNSSIDTTDKNNPIQTHSGLVPSVPKGRSHNLEGKGTGPNHAHHPHWNQNEPYHDRRHGSTQHPDYYHHQRAWQHASPHQMQPYPRFHRLPHCNPPPPGPFGNPGEEPQMDRSWGYPGPDNQYQQQCSQFPPLHRAPAPGRYNYSQVCGGAPPQHLNGDQGHSGYRGSTYEAVGYSDPHEDQDSDWIQGNNSQQQKNQHLPLNTTHNSSPHLVLILMRGVPGSGKSTLAKELLSTGPSGLVLSTDDYFSEEQDYMYDPSLLGKAHDWNHNRAKEAMQKGSSPVIIDNTNIQAWEMKPYVKLAVERGYSVLFHEPVTSWKCDPVELERRNKHGVSREKIAQMLDRFEFPISVEIVMHSCEPPHQRMRPLSPNHQHRGSYN, encoded by the exons ATGTTTGCCTCTCAAATTGGTCAATCGGTAAAAAACAAAGAATCTGTCGCCAACGAGAAATTGACGAAACAGACGGTGAACGAAATGGTTTCGAAGAGGAACGAAATTCAACACCATTCAACACAAGAACAACTGAAATCTGCATCAGAACCCAACCAAAAGAAAATTACAAGTCAAAGTTCAATCCAAAGATGCAGACAGCGTGTTGCGAAAGAAGTTGGAACCAGAAGTACTGCCTTTATTGGTCCTACTTGTCGTCCTGCTAAATGCTGTGCAACCCAGCCTAAACCAGACTTTGAAGAGTCTCTGAACGATTTCTACAAAGAGTTGGAGCAGGTTAACAGCTCTATTGATACTACTGATAAAAATAATCCAATCCAAACACACTCAGGTCTTGTCCCATCTGTGCCAAAAGGGAGGTCACACAACCTTGAGGGAAAAGGAACTGGACCAAACCATGCACATCACCCTCACTGGAATCAGAATGAGCCATACCATGACAGGAGGCATGGCTCTACCCAGCACCCAGACTATTATCACCATCAACGTGCCTGGCAACACGCCTCACCTCACCAGATGCAGCCCTACCCTCGCTTCCACAGGCTTCCTCACTGTAACCCACCACCTCCTGGTCCATTCGGCAATCCAGGAGAAGAACCACAGATGGATAGGAGCTGGGGCTATCCAGGGCCAGATAACCAGTACCAACAGCAGTGTTCACAGTTCCCACCACTCCATAGAGCACCTGCACCTGGGAGATACAACTACTCTCAGGTCTGTGGTGGAGCCCCTCCACAGCATTTGAACGGGGACCAAGGGCACAGTGGTTATCGTGGGTCCACGTATGAGGCAGTTGGATATTCTGACCCCCATGAGGATCAGGATTCTGACTGGATACAGGGTAACAACAGTCAACAGCAGAAAAACCAGCACCTGCCATTAAATACAACACACAACAGCAGTCCTCATTTGGTTTTGATTCTGATGAGAGGAGTACCAGGGTCTGGAAAATCCACTTTGGCCAA GGAACTGCTGTCCACCGGCCCCAGTGGTCTTGTGCTGAGCACAGATGATTACTTTTCTGAAGAACAGGACTACATGTATGATCCTAGCCTGCTGGGGAAAGCACATGACTGGAACCACAACCGTG CTAAAGAAGCCATGCAGAAGGGCAGTTCTCCAGTCATAATTGATAATACAAACATCCAAGCTTGGGAGATGAAACCATATGTCAAACTG GCAGTGGAGAGAGGATACAGTGTCTTATTTCACGAGCCTGTCACAAGTTGGAAATGTGACCCTGTTGAGTTGGAGAG AAGAAACAAGCATGGCGTGTCAAGAGAGAAAATTGCACAGATGTTGGATCGCTTCGAATTTCCAATATCAGTGGAGATAGTGATGCACTCCTGTGAACCTCCTCATCAAAGGATGAGACCGCTTTCACCGAACCACCAACACAGGGGGAGTTATAACTAG